A single Halarcobacter anaerophilus DNA region contains:
- a CDS encoding heat shock protein transcriptional repressor HspR, protein MDTNAYKEPVYLISAVAEILNIHPQTLRQYEREGLIKPSRTNGKIRLYSQRDIDHIKYVLTLTRELGINLAGVDLILQLNSKIENLENEIKGYKRKLKDINRFGLVPNSKALVIKKSSYDVVIFEE, encoded by the coding sequence ATGGATACAAATGCATATAAAGAACCTGTTTATTTAATCTCTGCCGTGGCAGAGATTTTAAATATTCATCCTCAAACATTAAGACAATATGAAAGAGAGGGTTTAATAAAACCTTCTCGGACAAACGGAAAAATAAGACTCTATTCACAAAGAGATATTGATCATATAAAATATGTTTTAACTCTTACTAGAGAACTTGGCATAAATCTAGCGGGAGTAGATTTAATTTTACAACTAAACAGTAAAATTGAAAATCTTGAAAACGAGATCAAAGGTTATAAAAGAAAATTAAAAGATATCAATAGATTCGGGCTTGTACCAAACTCTAAAGCTTTGGTTATTAAAAAAAGTTCTTATGATGTAGTAATTTTTGAAGAGTAG
- the ftsZ gene encoding cell division protein FtsZ: MNGNLFNVDDIKVEMPSKTLSDNIARISVIGVGGGGCNMINHMINEGTHKIDLIAANTDLQVLRISKAPKKIQLGVKLTKGLGAGMKPEIGRDSAVESYEDIKDALTGADIVFIAAGLGGGTGTGAAAIIAKAAKEIGALTVSVVTKPFTWEGKKRAGLANLGLEEIKKVSDSIIVVPNDRLLEIIDENVGMKDAFKIIDNILYQAVNGMTEVILNPGNSDINTDFADVKTIMQHKGMALMGIGKAKGDNAAQKALEDAIDSPLLDKVSLSGAKGILIHFNTHPQVSLFAINDVMSKIHETIDSNAEIIFGTTSDNTLETDEVKITIVATGFESKNDSPYETKSVEEDNSKKLSVDDENYLDIPPLMRDYRVQYQLS, translated from the coding sequence ATGAATGGGAATTTATTTAACGTGGATGATATAAAAGTGGAAATGCCAAGCAAAACTCTTTCGGATAATATAGCAAGGATTTCAGTAATTGGAGTCGGTGGCGGTGGTTGTAATATGATCAACCATATGATAAATGAGGGAACGCATAAAATTGACTTAATTGCTGCAAATACGGATTTACAGGTTTTAAGAATATCGAAAGCTCCCAAAAAGATTCAACTTGGTGTAAAACTAACTAAAGGTCTTGGTGCAGGAATGAAACCGGAAATCGGTCGAGATTCTGCAGTTGAAAGTTATGAAGATATAAAAGATGCACTTACAGGTGCCGATATAGTTTTTATTGCTGCCGGACTTGGAGGCGGTACGGGAACTGGAGCAGCGGCTATTATTGCAAAAGCAGCCAAAGAGATAGGTGCTTTAACCGTTTCAGTCGTAACAAAACCTTTTACTTGGGAAGGTAAAAAAAGAGCAGGTCTTGCAAATTTAGGTTTAGAAGAGATAAAAAAAGTATCTGATTCGATTATTGTAGTTCCAAATGACAGATTATTGGAAATAATTGATGAAAATGTAGGTATGAAAGATGCTTTTAAAATTATTGACAATATTTTATATCAAGCCGTAAACGGAATGACTGAGGTTATTTTAAATCCCGGGAATTCAGATATTAATACGGATTTTGCCGATGTTAAAACAATTATGCAGCATAAGGGTATGGCATTAATGGGTATCGGTAAAGCAAAAGGCGATAATGCAGCGCAAAAAGCTTTAGAAGATGCAATTGATTCACCTCTTTTAGATAAAGTTTCATTAAGCGGTGCAAAAGGTATTTTAATACATTTTAATACCCATCCTCAAGTATCTTTGTTTGCTATTAACGATGTTATGTCGAAAATCCATGAAACAATCGATTCAAATGCCGAAATTATTTTCGGTACGACTTCAGATAATACTTTGGAAACGGATGAAGTAAAAATTACAATAGTGGCAACGGGATTTGAGTCTAAAAATGATTCTCCTTATGAAACAAAATCAGTAGAAGAAGATAACTCTAAAAAATTATCTGTTGATGATGAAAATTATTTGGATATTCCTCCGTTAATGAGAGATTACAGAGTACAGTATCAATTATCTTAA
- the ftsA gene encoding cell division protein FtsA, translating into MNKTLLAIDIGSSNITAVIARNNLDYKINILGTGTYKSDGINKGAISNIELASKSIKEAVSIARKNTTEQIESTVVSVSGAYTKGLRSSGSVNVPNGLITENEINQVLQMALYNATIIPEYEVVHVVPIFFKIDDSADVENPLNMNGSRLEVSVYIVTAKKTALTNIKSAFKMANLTVNNFVLDSYATAISILDEQQRKFGATVINLGATTTEFACYKGSSLIYNGFIPVGSNHITNDLSVMLHTPPIAAEKIKTEYGDLLKSDEELANKKVRTPRIGDEKNSSEVSLEYIQTIIHARVEEVLTLVRNNLKKSGIHESLGTGIVITGGMSKLIGIKELATLIFDNLPVKISNPVNIKNGYMSFDDPKMATIVGLLLYSLETNRNFELDSNKNLIKKRKIVEQAATKTQAENYSESIAAADIQKTVLNGKDKGVSDENDSSKLLPKLTKKDKNTGVKRLWNAITEWF; encoded by the coding sequence TTGAATAAAACTCTTTTAGCAATTGATATTGGATCATCGAATATTACTGCTGTAATTGCTAGAAATAATCTAGATTATAAGATTAATATATTAGGAACAGGAACATATAAAAGTGACGGTATTAACAAAGGAGCTATTTCTAATATTGAATTAGCTTCTAAATCTATTAAAGAAGCTGTTTCAATTGCAAGAAAGAATACTACTGAACAAATTGAATCTACCGTAGTTTCAGTATCCGGAGCTTATACTAAAGGTTTAAGAAGTTCAGGAAGTGTTAATGTCCCAAACGGCTTGATTACCGAAAATGAGATAAATCAAGTTCTTCAAATGGCACTTTATAATGCAACAATTATACCTGAATATGAAGTGGTTCATGTTGTACCTATATTTTTTAAAATAGACGATTCAGCCGATGTTGAAAATCCACTTAATATGAACGGTTCAAGACTTGAAGTCTCTGTTTATATAGTTACGGCAAAAAAAACGGCACTTACAAATATAAAATCAGCTTTTAAAATGGCAAATTTGACCGTAAATAATTTTGTATTGGACTCTTATGCGACGGCAATATCTATTTTAGATGAACAACAAAGAAAATTCGGAGCTACAGTAATAAACCTTGGGGCAACAACTACAGAGTTTGCATGTTACAAAGGTTCATCTTTGATATATAACGGATTTATTCCTGTAGGTTCAAATCATATTACAAATGATTTATCGGTAATGCTTCATACCCCTCCTATTGCAGCAGAAAAGATAAAAACAGAATATGGAGATTTATTAAAATCTGATGAAGAGTTGGCAAATAAAAAAGTAAGAACTCCAAGAATAGGCGATGAAAAAAACTCTTCTGAAGTATCTTTGGAATATATTCAGACAATAATTCATGCAAGAGTTGAAGAGGTATTAACTTTAGTTAGAAATAACCTGAAAAAAAGCGGTATCCATGAAAGTTTAGGTACGGGAATTGTTATTACGGGGGGAATGAGCAAGCTTATTGGAATCAAAGAGCTTGCAACACTGATTTTTGATAATCTGCCTGTAAAAATTTCAAATCCCGTAAATATAAAAAACGGATATATGAGTTTTGATGATCCGAAAATGGCAACTATCGTAGGATTATTACTTTACTCTTTAGAAACTAACAGAAATTTTGAATTAGACTCAAATAAAAATTTAATCAAAAAAAGAAAAATTGTTGAACAAGCGGCAACGAAAACACAAGCAGAGAATTACTCTGAATCAATAGCTGCTGCTGATATCCAAAAAACTGTTTTAAATGGAAAAGATAAAGGTGTCAGTGATGAAAATGATTCAAGCAAACTATTACCAAAACTTACAAAAAAGGATAAGAACACTGGCGTTAAAAGATTGTGGAACGCAATTACGGAGTGGTTCTAA
- a CDS encoding peptidylprolyl isomerase — protein MISWMQRHKKWLVITIWISTIAFVGAGFVGWGSYDYGSKGGTVAVVGDREISVDEYQREYSSLYDQYARIFGNQFNQEMADKLKLKQVAYNTVIQKNLILSFADELNLDVTDEEVAKELVKIPAFIKNGKFDKNTYIKVLNQNRTNPTKFEATLKRDLLLQKMEKIFSIQTQNSELEDLNRLLFSQDDIDIHILKQDDIKINVSDEDIKKYWEANKDNYKSQPAVLLETEEVALLNKSFSDEEIEDYYKKFRTNFVKDDGKIKPLEEAKDDVIKALNQKETKTASLKKYLKLKKGEEKFVNKTEIEEAKLPFGKENNDEVLNAVPGDVLKPFFYNDKYVIVKVSNKILPKTLSYEKAKDMAKADYIKVTKGIELEKLATKTLENFEGTHIGFVSRDSFDKITGLNPNDSLTFLNRLFSSTEKKGKITVGDKIVLYRINDSKLAAYDKTKNEAVGKTINNLLNQELMNNLVKNLQNRYEVQSSITFEE, from the coding sequence ATGATAAGTTGGATGCAAAGACATAAAAAATGGCTTGTAATAACTATTTGGATAAGTACGATAGCTTTTGTGGGAGCCGGTTTTGTCGGTTGGGGCTCTTATGATTACGGTTCAAAAGGCGGAACGGTAGCTGTTGTAGGAGATAGAGAAATTTCTGTTGATGAGTATCAAAGAGAGTATTCGTCTTTATATGACCAATATGCAAGAATCTTCGGTAATCAGTTTAATCAAGAGATGGCTGATAAATTAAAACTTAAACAAGTAGCCTATAATACAGTGATTCAAAAAAATCTTATATTATCTTTTGCAGATGAATTAAATCTCGATGTTACTGATGAAGAGGTTGCTAAAGAGCTTGTAAAAATTCCTGCATTTATAAAAAACGGAAAGTTTGATAAAAATACTTATATCAAAGTTTTAAATCAAAACAGAACAAATCCAACTAAATTTGAAGCAACACTAAAAAGAGATCTGCTTTTACAAAAAATGGAAAAAATTTTTAGTATTCAGACACAAAACAGTGAATTAGAAGATTTAAACAGATTGCTATTTTCACAAGACGATATTGATATTCATATCTTGAAACAAGATGATATAAAAATCAACGTAAGTGATGAAGATATAAAAAAATATTGGGAAGCAAATAAAGATAACTATAAATCTCAACCGGCAGTTCTTTTAGAAACAGAAGAGGTTGCACTGTTAAATAAAAGTTTCAGTGATGAAGAGATTGAAGATTATTATAAAAAATTTAGAACAAACTTTGTAAAAGATGACGGTAAAATAAAACCTTTGGAAGAAGCGAAAGATGATGTAATAAAAGCTCTAAATCAAAAAGAGACAAAAACTGCATCATTAAAAAAATATCTTAAATTGAAAAAAGGTGAAGAAAAATTTGTAAATAAAACTGAAATTGAAGAGGCAAAACTTCCTTTTGGAAAAGAGAACAACGATGAAGTTTTAAATGCAGTTCCAGGAGATGTTTTAAAACCCTTCTTTTATAACGATAAATATGTAATTGTAAAAGTTTCTAATAAAATTCTACCTAAAACTTTATCTTACGAAAAGGCCAAAGATATGGCTAAAGCGGATTATATAAAAGTTACAAAAGGAATTGAGTTAGAAAAACTTGCGACAAAAACATTAGAAAACTTTGAAGGAACTCATATCGGTTTTGTATCAAGAGACTCATTTGATAAAATTACGGGTCTAAATCCTAATGACTCTTTGACTTTTTTAAACAGACTTTTCTCTTCTACGGAAAAAAAGGGTAAAATAACAGTTGGAGATAAGATTGTATTATACAGAATCAATGATTCTAAACTTGCAGCTTACGATAAAACAAAAAACGAAGCTGTGGGGAAAACAATTAATAACTTATTAAATCAAGAGTTAATGAATAATTTAGTTAAAAATTTGCAAAATAGATATGAAGTACAATCTTCTATAACTTTTGAGGAGTAA
- a CDS encoding AAA family ATPase → MSENNQGEKLFNLSGVLKKVLYKNEETKYIIAVLENNQKICGNYFDTDIEKLVGEEIVLKGDWTTHKKYGVQFQFQTLELREAEIFFFLTKIVKGIGKKFAHELLEKYDEEKLVEILNEKPEELLNFKGIKEKKLDKIVSSWNKFKHLRELGAFLSKFGVTSNLINKIYSHFSEVDNLIDKIKKNPYMLINIKGIGFKRADEIAKALGIDPKSEFRINACINYTLREFCDNNGNSSIDKFHLYKLLDEALRFENEEILYENSITKMLSEEEIFQTKQNRFSPSMLYYAERRILDFFERRKDEKNKKIIGNFEEYIVKKEQTLGFQLSSEQKRAVEIINEGNKTLFLIGYAGTGKSTSSRAVLELLEEVVSYDDIITIALSGIASQRISDTTGYNSSTIQSLFVKYEDKEFFPHKVILLDEASMVNSVMFYNLIKKISDDTVFIIVGDDGQLPAIGAGNILADAIKYELAAICKLTKIYRQSENQAIAVIANDIRQGNIPEYNKEYEDFNFVNVSINNYYAVKNSLKQTEFSSVRAQISENILNTILNISIQYIQKYYDYIKAKDISKALTLFQVITPMKAGVLGVENINMQLQTLFNHTKGKGYKTKLYEFKMSDKVIHIKNENMKAQTMQMYKTNSTEYLEKRVFNGQLGLIIKLDFEENRCIVLYPNDDMVVFYDFDDLSSLLSLAYCLTIHKTQGMEYENALIPMSFSHYIMHNTKLLYTAITRAKSMCFIVGEEDAFKSACKRIETTRRESVINDLLSKNI, encoded by the coding sequence ATGAGTGAGAATAACCAAGGAGAAAAACTTTTTAATTTAAGCGGCGTTCTAAAAAAAGTACTATATAAAAACGAAGAGACTAAATATATAATTGCCGTTTTGGAAAATAATCAAAAAATATGCGGAAATTATTTTGATACGGATATTGAAAAATTAGTCGGAGAAGAGATTGTTTTGAAAGGAGATTGGACTACTCATAAAAAATACGGAGTTCAGTTTCAATTTCAGACTTTAGAGCTAAGAGAGGCTGAAATTTTCTTTTTTTTAACAAAAATCGTAAAAGGCATAGGTAAAAAATTTGCCCATGAACTTCTTGAAAAATATGATGAAGAGAAGTTGGTTGAAATCTTAAATGAAAAACCCGAAGAGCTTTTGAATTTTAAAGGAATAAAAGAGAAAAAGCTTGATAAAATCGTATCTTCTTGGAATAAGTTCAAACATTTAAGAGAATTAGGAGCTTTCCTTTCCAAATTTGGAGTAACTTCAAATTTGATTAATAAAATATACTCTCATTTTAGTGAAGTAGATAACTTAATAGATAAAATCAAAAAAAATCCATATATGTTGATAAATATAAAAGGAATAGGATTTAAAAGAGCAGATGAGATTGCAAAAGCTTTGGGAATTGATCCTAAATCGGAATTTCGTATAAATGCTTGCATAAACTACACTTTAAGAGAGTTTTGTGATAACAACGGAAACTCTTCAATAGATAAATTTCATCTTTATAAACTCCTTGATGAGGCTTTACGTTTTGAAAATGAGGAGATCTTATATGAAAATTCAATAACAAAAATGTTATCCGAAGAGGAGATTTTTCAGACTAAACAGAACCGTTTTTCTCCTTCAATGCTCTATTATGCGGAGAGAAGAATTTTAGATTTTTTTGAACGAAGAAAAGATGAAAAAAATAAAAAAATTATCGGAAACTTTGAGGAATATATAGTAAAAAAAGAGCAGACTTTAGGGTTTCAATTAAGCAGTGAACAAAAAAGAGCAGTTGAAATTATAAATGAAGGGAATAAAACACTTTTTCTAATAGGTTATGCAGGAACAGGTAAATCAACTTCAAGCAGGGCTGTTTTGGAACTATTAGAAGAGGTTGTTTCTTATGATGATATTATAACAATTGCTTTAAGCGGAATTGCAAGCCAAAGAATCTCGGATACGACAGGATACAACAGTTCTACAATTCAATCACTTTTTGTCAAATACGAGGATAAAGAGTTTTTCCCTCATAAAGTAATTTTGCTTGATGAAGCTTCAATGGTAAATTCGGTTATGTTTTATAATTTGATTAAAAAGATATCCGATGATACGGTTTTTATTATAGTAGGAGATGACGGACAGTTACCTGCAATCGGTGCAGGAAATATTTTAGCCGATGCCATAAAGTATGAATTAGCCGCTATTTGTAAACTTACAAAAATTTATAGACAAAGTGAAAATCAGGCAATTGCTGTAATTGCAAATGATATAAGGCAGGGAAATATTCCTGAATATAATAAGGAGTATGAAGATTTTAATTTTGTAAATGTCTCTATAAATAACTATTATGCGGTAAAAAACTCTTTAAAACAGACAGAGTTTTCTAGTGTAAGGGCACAAATAAGTGAGAATATTTTAAATACGATTTTAAATATTTCAATACAATATATACAAAAATATTATGATTATATAAAAGCAAAAGATATTTCAAAAGCTTTAACTCTTTTTCAAGTAATTACACCTATGAAAGCAGGAGTTTTAGGAGTAGAAAATATAAATATGCAGCTACAAACTCTATTTAACCATACAAAAGGCAAAGGATATAAAACAAAACTTTACGAGTTTAAAATGAGTGATAAGGTGATTCATATAAAAAATGAGAATATGAAAGCCCAAACTATGCAAATGTATAAAACAAATTCAACTGAATACCTTGAAAAAAGGGTTTTTAACGGACAATTAGGACTTATAATAAAATTGGATTTTGAAGAAAACAGATGTATAGTTTTATATCCAAACGACGATATGGTGGTCTTTTACGATTTTGACGATTTAAGCTCATTATTATCTCTTGCATATTGTTTGACTATTCACAAAACGCAAGGAATGGAGTATGAAAATGCCTTGATTCCTATGAGTTTTTCCCATTATATAATGCATAATACCAAACTTTTATATACAGCAATTACAAGGGCAAAAAGCATGTGTTTTATCGTCGGAGAAGAGGATGCTTTTAAAAGTGCATGCAAAAGAATTGAGACAACAAGAAGAGAGTCTGTGATAAATGACCTCTTATCAAAAAATATTTAA